From the Martelella mediterranea DSM 17316 genome, one window contains:
- a CDS encoding NAD(P)/FAD-dependent oxidoreductase, with product MDHDVLIIGGSFAGLSAAMQLARARKAVLVLDTGIPRNRFAEASHGFPGQDGRSPADITTRLREELSAYPTIRFHDEAAVSARREGNGFRVSLADGSNVTARRIVLAYGVRDSLPDLPGLAERWGASVLHCPYCHGYELDRQPVGVLARNEMALHQAMLLPDWGPTTLFMQGLLQLSPDQMQALKSRAVRIEDTPVAELIGSGSTLEAVRLEDGRMVALAGLFLAPVTAPSSDIAAQLGCEMREGPTGPYVAVDQMQATTVAGVFAAGDLASPMPNATLAAAAGVMAGGAAHRSLIFDPDLAETA from the coding sequence ATGGATCATGATGTCCTCATTATCGGCGGCAGCTTTGCCGGACTGTCGGCGGCCATGCAGCTGGCGCGGGCGCGAAAGGCGGTGCTGGTGCTGGATACCGGCATACCCAGAAACCGCTTTGCTGAAGCATCACACGGGTTTCCGGGACAGGACGGGCGAAGCCCGGCCGATATCACGACACGGTTGCGCGAAGAGCTGAGCGCCTATCCGACCATTCGCTTTCACGATGAAGCAGCCGTTTCAGCAAGGCGTGAAGGCAATGGTTTCCGTGTTTCTCTGGCCGACGGCAGCAACGTGACCGCGCGGCGGATCGTCCTTGCCTATGGCGTGCGCGACAGCCTGCCGGATCTGCCCGGCCTTGCCGAGCGCTGGGGCGCGAGCGTGCTGCATTGCCCCTATTGCCATGGCTATGAACTCGACCGGCAGCCCGTCGGCGTGCTGGCGCGCAATGAGATGGCCCTGCATCAGGCGATGCTGCTGCCCGACTGGGGGCCGACGACACTGTTTATGCAAGGCTTGCTGCAGCTCTCGCCGGATCAGATGCAAGCGCTGAAGAGCCGCGCCGTGCGGATCGAGGACACGCCCGTGGCGGAGCTGATCGGGTCCGGTTCGACGCTTGAAGCGGTGCGGCTTGAAGACGGCCGCATGGTCGCGCTCGCGGGTCTGTTTCTCGCGCCTGTTACCGCGCCTTCCAGCGATATCGCGGCGCAGCTGGGCTGCGAAATGCGGGAGGGGCCGACCGGGCCCTATGTTGCCGTCGACCAGATGCAGGCGACGACGGTTGCCGGCGTCTTTGCCGCCGGCGATCTGGCCAGTCCGATGCCGAACGCAACGCTGGCGGCAGCGGCCGGGGTCATGGCCGGAGGCGCTGCCCATCGCTCGCTGATCTTCGATCCCGATCTCGCCGAAACGGCCTGA